Proteins from a genomic interval of Leifsonia shinshuensis:
- a CDS encoding SHOCT domain-containing protein yields MNGFWNFIWLIFWSFAFVAYLMVLFTILADLFRDEKLNGWWKAVWVIFLIFAPFLTALVYLIARGRGMAERNARDRRTVPEDTDYYTHPTPSATPAADIEQAKALLDKGVISQNEFDALKAKALGNRF; encoded by the coding sequence GTGAACGGTTTCTGGAACTTCATCTGGCTGATCTTCTGGTCGTTCGCCTTCGTCGCCTACCTGATGGTGCTGTTCACGATCCTGGCCGATCTCTTCCGGGACGAGAAGCTCAACGGCTGGTGGAAGGCCGTGTGGGTGATCTTCCTGATCTTCGCGCCGTTCCTCACGGCGCTGGTGTATCTGATCGCCCGCGGGCGGGGCATGGCCGAGCGCAACGCACGGGATCGGCGGACGGTCCCGGAGGACACCGACTACTACACGCATCCCACGCCCTCCGCGACGCCGGCGGCCGACATCGAGCAGGCGAAGGCCCTCCTCGACAAGGGCGTCATCAGCCAGAACGAGTTCGACGCGCTCAAGGCGAAAGCGCTCGGCAACCGCTTCTGA
- a CDS encoding GntR family transcriptional regulator — translation MPVPIAEAVSPRRLIRDEVFVRLLDAIVDGDLTPGEQLYDAEIEKWVGVSRTPVREALNQLAAMGLVEIMPQKRTRVTPIDPERLRALIDTVGSLVVGIVRDATPLLTDGDKDALRAFAERMGDGSDMAELVRERVLTDGFVGVFLRRLDNRTLAKLFTRHLPEVRRALIAAPSSQAFEKGAPYVAAAVDAAVAGNGAKAAKAVSDFWNKGLVTVVDEFGTKEAR, via the coding sequence ATGCCTGTACCCATCGCAGAGGCCGTCAGTCCCCGACGGCTCATCAGAGACGAAGTATTCGTTCGTCTGCTCGACGCCATCGTCGACGGGGACCTCACGCCAGGAGAACAGCTCTACGACGCTGAAATCGAGAAGTGGGTGGGGGTCTCCCGGACGCCCGTCCGCGAAGCCCTCAACCAGCTCGCGGCCATGGGCCTCGTCGAGATCATGCCGCAGAAGCGCACCCGAGTCACGCCGATCGACCCGGAGCGTCTCCGCGCGCTCATCGACACCGTCGGGAGCCTGGTCGTCGGCATCGTGCGCGACGCCACCCCGCTGCTGACCGACGGCGACAAGGACGCCCTCCGTGCCTTCGCCGAGCGGATGGGCGACGGCAGCGACATGGCGGAGCTCGTGCGCGAGCGCGTGCTCACCGACGGCTTCGTCGGCGTCTTCCTCCGCCGCCTCGACAACCGCACCCTCGCCAAGCTGTTCACGCGCCACCTCCCGGAGGTGCGCCGCGCACTGATCGCCGCGCCGTCGTCGCAGGCCTTCGAGAAGGGCGCCCCGTACGTCGCCGCCGCCGTGGACGCGGCGGTCGCCGGCAACGGCGCCAAGGCAGCCAAGGCCGTGTCCGACTTCTGGAACAAGGGGCTCGTCACCGTCGTCGACGAGTTCGGAACGAAGGAGGCCCGCTGA
- a CDS encoding FCD domain-containing protein: MVPGLDNAALGRQDKALKEIRKAAKSNNLPALGRAVNDFFLEFERNSGNDVLISISEGLSPQVLRYIAVWKRPFDTDELPARITEIHDAAKAHDGEKAGDLVRDLYAPALAQFLSDYRRNDEDIEESPVF; this comes from the coding sequence GTGGTTCCCGGCCTCGACAACGCCGCGCTGGGACGTCAGGACAAGGCGCTCAAGGAGATCCGCAAGGCCGCCAAGTCCAACAACCTGCCGGCGCTCGGCCGCGCGGTGAACGACTTCTTCCTGGAGTTCGAGCGCAACAGCGGCAACGACGTGCTGATCTCGATCAGCGAAGGCCTCAGCCCGCAGGTGCTGCGCTACATCGCCGTGTGGAAGCGCCCGTTCGACACCGACGAGCTGCCGGCGCGGATCACCGAGATCCACGACGCCGCCAAGGCGCACGACGGCGAGAAGGCCGGCGACCTGGTCCGCGACCTGTACGCGCCGGCGCTCGCCCAGTTCCTGTCGGACTACCGTCGCAACGACGAGGACATCGAGGAGAGCCCGGTCTTCTGA
- a CDS encoding Dabb family protein translates to MTLRHVVMWKLASTVEEERADQAARIKAGLESLPAVIPEILRFEVGVNSLPVNEFDIVLVSDFEDEAALQRYVVHPEHEKVASYIRSVVSGRAAVDAED, encoded by the coding sequence TTGACCCTGCGTCACGTCGTCATGTGGAAGCTCGCGTCGACCGTCGAGGAGGAGCGCGCCGACCAGGCGGCGCGCATCAAGGCGGGGCTGGAGTCCCTCCCCGCCGTGATCCCGGAGATCCTGCGCTTCGAGGTGGGCGTCAACAGCCTGCCGGTGAACGAGTTCGACATCGTGCTCGTCAGCGACTTCGAGGACGAGGCCGCGCTGCAGCGGTACGTCGTGCACCCGGAGCACGAGAAGGTCGCGTCGTACATCCGCTCCGTGGTCTCCGGCCGCGCGGCCGTGGACGCCGAGGACTGA
- a CDS encoding glutaredoxin family protein: MSTVTVTLIGKPGCHLCDDAREAIRAVIGGLPAGAPEVRVEELSILDDAELHERYVEDIPVVLVDGRQHTYWRVDQARLRTALLEEDR; the protein is encoded by the coding sequence GTGTCCACCGTCACCGTCACGCTCATCGGCAAGCCGGGCTGTCACCTGTGCGACGACGCACGGGAGGCGATCCGCGCCGTGATCGGCGGCCTCCCCGCCGGCGCCCCTGAGGTGCGCGTGGAGGAGCTCAGCATCCTCGACGACGCGGAGCTGCACGAACGCTACGTGGAGGACATCCCGGTCGTGCTCGTGGACGGCCGGCAGCACACCTACTGGCGCGTCGACCAGGCGCGCCTGCGCACCGCCCTGCTGGAGGAGGACCGTTGA
- a CDS encoding 30S ribosomal protein bS22 codes for MGSVIKKRRKRMAKKKHRKLLRKTRHQRRNKK; via the coding sequence GTGGGTTCCGTTATCAAGAAGCGTCGCAAGCGTATGGCGAAGAAGAAGCACCGCAAGCTTCTTCGCAAGACGCGCCACCAGCGTCGCAACAAGAAGTAG
- a CDS encoding helix-turn-helix domain-containing protein, with protein sequence MVHDGGSNALREVRFLTVAEVADMMRVSRMTVYRLVHAGELPAIRFGRSFRVPESAVAQALEAVTPHLDGGVADSA encoded by the coding sequence ATGGTTCACGATGGGGGCTCCAACGCCCTACGGGAGGTGCGCTTCCTGACGGTCGCCGAAGTGGCCGACATGATGCGCGTCTCGCGCATGACCGTCTACCGGCTCGTCCACGCCGGCGAGCTCCCCGCGATCCGATTCGGCCGGTCGTTCCGCGTCCCGGAGTCGGCCGTGGCGCAGGCGCTGGAGGCTGTGACCCCGCATCTGGACGGCGGCGTCGCAGACTCGGCCTGA
- a CDS encoding ArsR/SmtB family transcription factor — MADIFDVIADPTRRDILKVLLDRNSDDTRTAGEISVSEIVATLELSQPTVSKHLKVLREASLVAVREEGQHRYYRLDPTPLEAVEDWVIPFTASDVDLSAYSVQLADETREFASTVGKVLADTRARVERVTPKKWRRD, encoded by the coding sequence ATGGCCGACATCTTCGACGTGATCGCCGACCCGACTCGGCGCGACATCCTCAAAGTGCTGCTCGACCGCAACTCGGATGACACGCGCACCGCCGGGGAGATCTCGGTCTCGGAGATCGTCGCCACCTTGGAGCTCAGCCAGCCGACGGTGTCCAAGCATCTCAAGGTGCTGCGCGAGGCGTCGCTGGTGGCCGTCCGGGAGGAGGGGCAGCACCGCTACTACCGGCTGGACCCCACTCCGCTGGAGGCCGTCGAGGACTGGGTCATCCCGTTCACCGCCTCCGACGTCGACCTGTCCGCCTACTCGGTGCAGCTCGCCGACGAGACCCGCGAGTTCGCCAGCACGGTCGGCAAGGTCCTCGCCGACACCCGCGCCCGCGTGGAGCGCGTCACTCCGAAGAAGTGGCGCAGGGACTGA
- a CDS encoding TrkH family potassium uptake protein — MRTTQAVRRGPAAAGGRVRAALNGFAQRSPSRFAILVFTLLILVFTLLFSLPVSSASGAWTGLADSLFTAVSVICVTGLATVDMATHWSVFGHLLVYLGVQVGAVGVLTMASILGMVISRRLGLRAKLIAASDSNPLRIHAGPVAEGQAVRLGDVGKLLRTVAISMVVIEGGVALLLFPRMLIAGMDVGTSLWESLYYSAMAFTNTGFAPNVEGLTPFVEDYWFLGALMIGVFLGAIGFPVILALASNLRQRRRRWSIHVKLTLLTSVILLVAGAVLYIVLEADNPKTFGHLDAGHTVFQSFFLSTMSRSGGFATIPISDLHGSSLLVTDMLMFIGGGSASTAGGIKVTTLAVLFLAAFAEARGVESMDAFKRRIPIDVLRLSVAVALWGATIVAVSSILILQITKAPLDHVLFDVISAFATCGLSTGLTEGLPDPGVYVMAATMFCGRVGTVTLAAALAQSQRRQLYQNPEERPLVG, encoded by the coding sequence ATGCGCACCACGCAGGCGGTTCGGCGCGGGCCCGCCGCCGCGGGAGGGCGCGTCCGCGCGGCGCTGAACGGGTTCGCCCAGCGCAGTCCGTCGCGGTTCGCGATCCTCGTGTTCACCCTCCTGATCCTCGTCTTCACCCTGCTGTTCTCGCTTCCGGTGTCGTCGGCGTCCGGCGCGTGGACGGGACTGGCCGACTCCCTGTTCACCGCGGTGTCGGTCATCTGCGTCACGGGCCTGGCGACGGTCGACATGGCGACGCACTGGTCCGTCTTCGGCCACCTGCTCGTCTACCTCGGCGTGCAGGTCGGCGCGGTGGGCGTGCTGACGATGGCCAGCATCCTCGGCATGGTGATCTCCCGCCGGCTGGGGCTGCGCGCCAAGCTCATCGCCGCCAGCGACAGCAACCCGCTGCGCATCCACGCCGGCCCCGTCGCCGAGGGGCAGGCGGTGCGGCTCGGCGACGTCGGCAAGCTGCTGCGCACCGTCGCGATCAGCATGGTCGTGATCGAGGGCGGGGTCGCCCTCCTGCTGTTCCCGCGCATGCTGATCGCCGGGATGGACGTCGGCACCTCGCTGTGGGAGAGCCTCTACTACTCCGCGATGGCGTTCACGAACACCGGCTTCGCACCCAACGTCGAGGGGCTGACGCCGTTCGTGGAGGACTACTGGTTCCTCGGCGCGCTGATGATCGGCGTGTTCCTCGGTGCGATCGGCTTCCCGGTCATCCTGGCGCTGGCCTCCAACCTGCGGCAGCGGCGCAGGCGGTGGTCGATCCACGTCAAGCTCACCCTGCTGACCTCCGTCATCCTCCTGGTCGCCGGCGCCGTGCTCTACATCGTGCTCGAAGCCGACAACCCGAAGACCTTCGGCCACCTGGACGCCGGGCACACGGTGTTCCAGTCCTTCTTCCTCTCGACGATGAGCCGCTCCGGGGGCTTCGCCACCATCCCGATCTCCGACCTGCACGGGTCGAGCCTGCTGGTCACCGACATGCTGATGTTCATCGGCGGCGGGTCCGCCTCCACCGCGGGCGGCATCAAGGTGACGACGCTCGCGGTGCTCTTCCTCGCGGCGTTCGCGGAGGCGCGCGGCGTGGAGTCGATGGACGCCTTCAAGCGGCGCATCCCGATCGACGTGCTGCGGCTCTCGGTGGCGGTGGCGCTGTGGGGCGCGACGATCGTGGCGGTGTCGAGCATCCTCATCCTGCAGATCACGAAGGCGCCGCTGGACCACGTGCTCTTCGACGTGATCTCCGCGTTCGCCACCTGCGGCCTGTCGACCGGGCTGACCGAGGGGCTGCCCGACCCCGGCGTCTATGTGATGGCCGCCACGATGTTCTGCGGGCGCGTTGGTACAGTGACTCTCGCCGCCGCGCTGGCGCAGAGCCAGCGCAGGCAGCTCTACCAGAATCCCGAGGAGAGGCCGCTCGTTGGTTGA
- a CDS encoding potassium channel family protein, with product MVDRIKHNAPVLVIGLGRFGAATAGQLDRLGREVLAIDTDAGLVQKWADRVTHSVQADARSIETLRQIGAEDFSIAVVAVGSSIEASVLITANLVDLHVPQIWAKAISQSHGKILERIGANHVIYPEAEAGERVAHLVSGRMLDFIEFDDDFALVKMFPPKPIRGLNLTESGVRTKHNITVVGVKSPGKPFTYATADTVVSNHDLIIVSGASADIERFAALDA from the coding sequence TTGGTTGACCGGATCAAGCACAACGCGCCCGTCCTCGTCATCGGTCTCGGCCGGTTCGGCGCGGCGACGGCGGGGCAGCTCGACCGGCTGGGCCGGGAGGTGCTCGCGATCGACACCGACGCCGGCCTCGTGCAGAAGTGGGCCGACCGGGTCACCCACTCCGTGCAGGCGGACGCCCGCTCCATCGAGACGCTGCGGCAGATCGGCGCGGAGGACTTCTCCATCGCGGTCGTCGCCGTCGGGTCGTCGATCGAGGCGAGCGTGCTGATCACGGCGAACCTGGTCGACCTGCACGTGCCGCAGATCTGGGCGAAGGCGATCTCGCAGTCGCACGGCAAGATCCTGGAGCGCATCGGCGCCAACCACGTCATCTACCCGGAGGCGGAGGCCGGCGAGCGCGTGGCCCACCTGGTGTCGGGGCGGATGCTCGACTTCATCGAGTTCGACGACGACTTCGCGCTGGTCAAGATGTTCCCGCCGAAGCCGATCCGGGGCCTGAACCTCACCGAGTCCGGCGTGCGCACGAAGCACAACATCACCGTCGTCGGCGTGAAGAGCCCCGGCAAGCCCTTCACCTACGCCACCGCCGACACCGTCGTCAGCAACCACGATCTCATCATCGTCTCCGGCGCCTCCGCCGACATCGAGCGCTTCGCCGCCCTCGACGCCTAG
- the proC gene encoding pyrroline-5-carboxylate reductase → MSDTKNVTLPTIAMLGAGSMGRAILSGLTAPGVTVSGGIRVTNRSKARAAELAGIPGVTAYATEHDGDANRLAVDGAELVIVAVKPGMVPDLLREIADSLTPGAIVVSVAAGVTITTFESLLPPSVVVVRSMPNTPAVVGKAVTGISPGNRSEPDDLALVRALFETVGEVVEVPESQLDALSTISGSGPAYVFLLVEALTAAAIEKGFTPEQARTLVNGTFLGASELLVASGEDPAELRRRVTSPNGTTERAIAVLSEADLPSLFTRATTAALTRAQELAAQ, encoded by the coding sequence ATGAGCGACACGAAGAACGTCACGCTGCCCACCATCGCGATGCTCGGAGCAGGGTCGATGGGGCGCGCCATCCTCTCCGGGCTGACCGCGCCGGGAGTGACCGTGTCCGGCGGGATCCGGGTGACCAACCGGTCGAAGGCGCGGGCGGCCGAGCTCGCCGGGATCCCCGGTGTGACGGCCTACGCGACCGAGCACGACGGCGACGCCAACCGGCTCGCGGTCGACGGCGCCGAGCTCGTGATCGTCGCGGTCAAGCCGGGCATGGTGCCCGACCTCCTGCGCGAAATCGCCGATTCGCTGACGCCCGGCGCCATCGTCGTGAGCGTCGCGGCCGGAGTCACCATCACGACCTTCGAGTCGCTGCTGCCTCCGTCGGTGGTCGTGGTCCGCTCGATGCCCAACACGCCAGCGGTCGTCGGCAAGGCGGTCACCGGGATCAGCCCGGGCAACCGCTCCGAGCCGGATGACCTCGCGCTGGTCCGCGCGCTCTTCGAGACCGTCGGGGAGGTCGTGGAGGTGCCGGAGTCCCAGCTCGACGCGCTCAGCACCATCTCCGGCTCGGGCCCGGCCTACGTGTTCCTCCTCGTGGAGGCGCTGACCGCGGCCGCCATCGAGAAGGGCTTCACGCCCGAGCAGGCGCGCACCCTGGTGAACGGCACCTTCCTCGGCGCCTCCGAACTGCTTGTGGCCTCCGGCGAGGACCCGGCCGAGCTCCGCCGCCGCGTCACCAGCCCCAACGGCACCACCGAACGCGCCATCGCCGTCCTCTCCGAAGCCGACCTCCCGTCCCTCTTCACCCGCGCCACCACCGCCGCCCTCACCCGAGCCCAAGAACTAGCCGCCCAGTAG
- a CDS encoding cation diffusion facilitator family transporter: MSAEGGTRAIVAAFAANLGIALTKFIAWAFSGSSSMLAEGVHSVADSGNQLLLLLGGRQAKKKADKEHPFGYGRERYVYAFVVSIILFSVGGVFSLYEGVEKLTHPHPLENWWLPLLVLAVAIGLESFSLRTAVHESNPLRKGMSWPQFIRRAKAPELPVVLLEDVAALTGLVFALIGVGLTIITGNGVWDGVGTVLIGLLLVAVAIVLGIETKSLLVGEGASDADVEAIQRAILAGDEVERIIHMRTLYLGPDELLVGAKLAVAGEQTMLEVSAAIDTIERRIRDAVPVARVIYIEPDVWVDPNERHPATDTVIIKGLE, translated from the coding sequence ATGAGCGCAGAAGGCGGCACCAGGGCGATCGTCGCGGCCTTCGCCGCCAACCTCGGGATCGCCCTCACCAAGTTCATCGCGTGGGCGTTCTCCGGCTCGTCGTCCATGCTCGCGGAGGGCGTGCACTCGGTCGCCGACTCGGGCAACCAGCTGCTCCTCCTGCTCGGCGGACGCCAGGCCAAGAAGAAGGCCGACAAGGAGCACCCGTTCGGCTACGGCCGCGAGCGCTACGTCTACGCGTTCGTCGTCTCGATCATCCTGTTCTCCGTCGGCGGCGTCTTCTCCCTCTACGAAGGTGTGGAGAAGCTGACGCATCCGCACCCGCTGGAGAACTGGTGGCTGCCGCTGCTCGTGCTCGCCGTCGCGATCGGCCTGGAGTCGTTCTCGCTCCGGACGGCCGTGCACGAGTCGAACCCGCTCCGCAAGGGGATGTCGTGGCCGCAGTTCATCCGCCGCGCGAAGGCCCCGGAGCTGCCGGTCGTGCTGCTGGAGGATGTCGCCGCGCTGACCGGTCTGGTCTTCGCGCTGATCGGCGTCGGGCTCACCATCATCACCGGCAACGGCGTCTGGGACGGCGTCGGGACCGTCCTGATCGGCCTCCTGCTCGTGGCCGTCGCGATCGTCCTAGGGATCGAGACCAAGAGCCTCCTGGTCGGCGAGGGCGCGTCCGACGCCGACGTGGAGGCCATCCAGCGCGCGATCCTGGCCGGCGACGAGGTCGAGCGGATCATCCACATGCGCACGCTCTACCTCGGGCCCGACGAGCTGCTGGTCGGCGCCAAGCTCGCCGTCGCGGGCGAGCAGACCATGCTGGAGGTCTCGGCCGCCATCGACACGATCGAGCGCCGCATCCGCGACGCGGTCCCCGTCGCCCGGGTCATCTACATCGAGCCGGACGTGTGGGTCGACCCGAACGAGCGGCACCCCGCCACCGACACCGTCATCATCAAAGGACTCGAGTGA
- a CDS encoding glutamine amidotransferase has product MTRTALILQHDPSIHLGNIGPVLVEHGYDLRIVDVTTQDVSALDPHEADLVVVLGGEMGAYQTDEFPFLAAERDLLRSRLDAERPTLGVCLGAQLMAGALGERVYKGDTMQIGFRRVEPTEAGAASPIRHFDGVPVVEWHGDTFELPERATRLASSSDYSNEAFSIGGFALAVQFHPEVTDEMHEKWVADGYNELDEHAIDPEAMREDRALYSARMQEASRAAFSEWLAALPR; this is encoded by the coding sequence GTGACCCGCACCGCGCTGATCCTGCAGCACGACCCGTCCATCCACCTCGGCAACATCGGCCCGGTTCTCGTCGAGCACGGCTACGACCTCCGCATCGTCGACGTGACGACTCAGGACGTCTCCGCCCTCGACCCGCACGAAGCCGACCTCGTCGTCGTGCTCGGCGGCGAGATGGGCGCCTACCAGACGGACGAGTTCCCCTTCCTCGCCGCCGAGCGGGACCTGCTGCGCAGCCGCCTCGACGCCGAGCGGCCGACGCTCGGCGTGTGCCTGGGCGCGCAGCTCATGGCCGGCGCCCTCGGCGAGCGCGTCTACAAGGGCGACACCATGCAGATCGGTTTCCGGCGCGTGGAGCCGACGGAGGCCGGCGCGGCGTCGCCGATCCGGCACTTCGACGGGGTGCCGGTGGTGGAGTGGCACGGCGACACCTTCGAGCTCCCGGAGCGGGCGACCCGGCTGGCGTCCTCGAGCGACTACTCCAACGAGGCGTTCTCGATCGGCGGCTTCGCGCTGGCGGTGCAGTTCCATCCCGAGGTGACGGACGAGATGCACGAGAAGTGGGTCGCGGACGGTTACAACGAGTTGGACGAGCACGCGATCGACCCGGAGGCCATGCGCGAGGACCGCGCCCTGTACTCCGCGCGGATGCAGGAGGCCTCCCGCGCCGCCTTCTCGGAGTGGCTGGCGGCGCTCCCCCGCTGA
- the tadA gene encoding tRNA adenosine(34) deaminase TadA: MTLPVPADYERWMRRAVADARLAFGTGDVPVAALVLDEHGEVIGTGRNERELHRDPTAHAEILALRAAAATRDDWHLEGCTLVVTLEPCVMCAGAVLAARVPTVVFGAWDEKAGAGGSVYDVLRDRRLNHQVAVYPGVLAEECADLLLDFFRAKR; encoded by the coding sequence GTGACCCTTCCCGTGCCCGCCGACTACGAGCGGTGGATGCGCCGTGCCGTCGCGGACGCCCGGCTGGCCTTCGGCACCGGCGACGTGCCGGTCGCGGCGCTCGTGCTGGACGAGCACGGCGAGGTCATCGGGACGGGGCGCAACGAGCGCGAACTGCACCGCGACCCGACCGCGCACGCCGAGATCCTCGCCCTCCGCGCCGCCGCGGCGACCCGCGACGACTGGCACCTGGAGGGCTGCACGCTGGTGGTCACGCTGGAGCCGTGCGTGATGTGCGCCGGCGCCGTGCTGGCCGCGCGGGTGCCGACCGTGGTCTTCGGGGCGTGGGACGAGAAGGCCGGTGCGGGAGGCTCGGTGTACGACGTCCTCCGCGACCGGCGGCTCAACCACCAGGTCGCCGTGTACCCCGGCGTCCTCGCCGAGGAGTGCGCCGACCTGCTGCTCGACTTCTTCCGCGCGAAGCGCTGA
- the upp gene encoding uracil phosphoribosyltransferase, translated as MRVHVADHPLITHKLSVLRNKETPSPVFRALTEELVTLLAYEATRAVRVEPVEIETPVTTTMGVTLSQPRPLVVPILRAGLGMLEGMVRLMPTAEVGFLGMARNEETLEPTTYAERLPMDLSDRQCFVLDPMLATGGSLGAAIDFLFKRNAVDVTAICILAAPEGLAALEKATEGRDVTIVLGALDERLNENGYIVPGLGDAGDRLYGTV; from the coding sequence ATGCGAGTGCACGTAGCTGACCACCCCCTCATCACCCACAAGCTCTCCGTGCTCCGCAACAAGGAGACCCCGTCGCCCGTGTTCCGGGCGCTCACGGAGGAGCTCGTCACCCTGCTGGCCTACGAGGCCACCCGAGCCGTGCGGGTCGAGCCGGTGGAGATCGAGACCCCGGTGACCACGACGATGGGCGTCACCCTCAGCCAGCCGCGCCCGCTGGTCGTCCCGATCCTGCGCGCGGGCCTCGGGATGCTGGAGGGCATGGTCCGGCTGATGCCGACCGCCGAGGTCGGCTTCCTGGGCATGGCGCGCAACGAGGAGACCCTCGAGCCGACCACCTACGCCGAGCGCCTGCCGATGGACCTCTCCGACCGGCAGTGCTTCGTCCTCGACCCGATGCTGGCGACCGGAGGCTCGCTCGGCGCCGCTATCGACTTCCTGTTCAAGCGCAACGCCGTCGACGTCACGGCCATCTGCATCCTCGCCGCCCCGGAGGGTCTGGCGGCCCTGGAGAAGGCGACCGAGGGCCGCGACGTGACCATCGTGCTCGGCGCGCTGGACGAGCGGTTGAACGAGAACGGATACATTGTGCCCGGTCTCGGCGACGCCGGAGACCGTTTGTACGGCACTGTGTAG
- a CDS encoding winged helix-turn-helix domain-containing protein, translating into MSLATVDTLRPSAPAPVAAPAPAPRLRAVPEGTEARGFVLYVGIDELKAAAAGTDLGRIVEALKQLTAELAPEAETYAAVALAPAGAGGRDVDVVRLALQDPAAIAKHRHTATVDEDEDRAASGVVVDISRKRLVLDNQTVSLTYKEFELLQYLVLREGRTIERAELISSLWSNADEDEIPNERTIDVHVRRLRAKLGRYEDIVRTVRGVGYRFDRHADVSIRHASAPSPDLF; encoded by the coding sequence ATGTCTCTCGCAACCGTCGACACCCTCCGCCCCTCCGCTCCCGCCCCGGTCGCCGCTCCCGCGCCGGCCCCCCGCCTCCGCGCCGTCCCCGAGGGGACCGAGGCCCGCGGCTTCGTCCTCTACGTCGGCATCGACGAGCTGAAGGCCGCCGCCGCCGGCACCGACCTCGGCCGCATCGTCGAGGCCCTCAAGCAGCTGACCGCCGAGCTGGCCCCGGAGGCCGAGACCTACGCCGCCGTCGCCCTCGCCCCGGCCGGCGCCGGCGGCCGCGATGTGGACGTCGTCCGCCTCGCCCTGCAGGACCCGGCCGCGATCGCCAAGCACCGCCACACCGCGACCGTCGACGAGGACGAGGACCGCGCCGCCTCCGGCGTCGTCGTCGACATCTCGCGCAAGCGCCTGGTGCTCGACAACCAGACCGTCTCGCTCACCTACAAGGAGTTCGAGCTCCTGCAGTACCTGGTGCTGCGCGAGGGCCGCACCATCGAGCGCGCCGAGTTGATCTCCTCGCTCTGGTCGAACGCCGACGAGGACGAGATCCCGAACGAGCGCACCATCGACGTCCACGTCCGCCGCTTGCGCGCCAAGCTGGGCCGCTACGAGGACATCGTGCGCACCGTGCGCGGCGTCGGCTACCGCTTCGACCGTCACGCCGACGTGTCCATCCGCCACGCCAGCGCCCCCTCCCCCGACCTCTTCTAA
- a CDS encoding ABC transporter permease — MTAIATVPPRTVRRPGPTFLTHTLLLTGRQLRWAMRMPAFLVMNLVQPVIWLLLFGQLFKSVIEIPGFGVGQSYLEFLTPGVVMMLALFGSAWSGTVYIQDMDRGVMDRFLTSPTNRGAMIVSTLVYQSILAVVQSLIVVGIAFWAGARFDGGLGGMLLLLLGVVLLTAVFCSFSNAVALLARDQTALIGISQLITLPLMFLSSAIMNTRLSPEWVRNAAAYNPFEWAVIVGREALSATPDWASLWGHAGLLAALAVVMAALATNAFRIYQRSA; from the coding sequence ATGACCGCCATCGCGACCGTCCCGCCCCGCACCGTGCGCCGCCCGGGGCCGACCTTCCTGACCCACACGCTGCTGCTCACCGGCCGCCAGCTCCGCTGGGCGATGCGGATGCCCGCGTTCCTGGTGATGAACCTGGTGCAGCCGGTGATCTGGCTACTGCTGTTCGGGCAGCTCTTCAAGTCCGTCATCGAGATCCCCGGGTTCGGTGTCGGGCAGAGCTACCTCGAGTTCCTGACGCCGGGCGTCGTGATGATGCTCGCGCTGTTCGGGAGCGCCTGGTCGGGCACCGTGTACATCCAGGACATGGACCGCGGCGTGATGGACCGCTTCCTCACGTCGCCCACCAACCGCGGCGCGATGATCGTGTCGACGCTCGTCTACCAGTCGATCCTGGCCGTCGTGCAGTCGCTCATCGTGGTCGGGATCGCCTTCTGGGCGGGCGCGCGCTTCGACGGCGGCCTGGGCGGGATGCTGCTGCTCCTGCTCGGGGTGGTGCTGCTGACCGCGGTGTTCTGCTCCTTCTCCAACGCGGTGGCGCTTCTCGCCCGCGACCAGACCGCGCTGATCGGCATCTCGCAGCTCATCACGCTGCCGCTGATGTTCCTCAGCTCGGCGATCATGAACACCAGGCTGTCGCCGGAGTGGGTGCGGAACGCCGCTGCCTACAACCCGTTCGAGTGGGCGGTGATCGTCGGTCGCGAGGCCTTGAGCGCGACGCCGGACTGGGCGAGCCTCTGGGGCCACGCCGGCCTCCTGGCCGCCCTGGCCGTCGTCATGGCCGCGCTGGCCACGAACGCCTTCCGCATCTACCAGCGCTCCGCCTGA